A stretch of Castanea sativa cultivar Marrone di Chiusa Pesio chromosome 2, ASM4071231v1 DNA encodes these proteins:
- the LOC142624333 gene encoding G-type lectin S-receptor-like serine/threonine-protein kinase At4g27290 → MNIFAFVLLSSSLLPFFFVLSGAADSITNSESLSEGITLVSKHESYALGFFSPGNSSNHYLGIWYNNIPVRTVIWVANRLNAINDSSGMLMVNSSGSLVLLSQNRTVAWSANSTKQARNPIVQLLDSGNLVLREENEENPENYLWQSFDYPSDTWLPGMKLGWDLRTGLERRLTSWKSPDDPSPGELSWGIELHNYPEIVMNRSTKKFFRTGPWNGLSLSGAPDLLKENPVYTYDFVINSDEVYFIFNMITNSVISRALLNETSSLYERYIWVSEGNKWSLYLSMPKDNCDGYNLCGPYGNCIIGESPICQCVEGFKHKSPDTWNPDEWSKGCVRITQLSCKDKDKIGFAKHVGLKMPDTTYSWVNGSMNLDECRIKCLNNCSCRAYANSNIENGGSGCAMWFGDLIDIRRVAANGRDAYMQDVYIRMPASEQEEKDKQKMKVIVIVVVAIAVVFGVLLILYCISKRTNFREKLENNVMIDQDIEGQSEDMEVPFFTLATIVIATNNFSSYNKLGEGGFGLVYKGTLIDGKEIAVKRLSQKSGQGLSEFQNEVILIAKLQHRNLVRLLGYCIEGDEKMLIYEYMPNGSLDSFIFDQTKAKVLGWSMRFNIICGIARGLLYLHEDSRLRIIHRDLKASNILLDSKMNPKISDFGMSRIFGGDQIEGNTNRVVGTYGYMAPEYAIDGQFSVKSDVFSFGILLLEIISGKKNRGSFHLDNTQNLVGHAWKLWKEGRPLELIDTCLKGSIIQSEILRCLHISFLCLQQHHNDRPNMSCVVMMLHGESSLPEPKELGFFVGKKSTSSSKNQSSSTNEITVTMLEAR, encoded by the exons ATGAACATCTTTGCTTTTGTGTTGTTGAGTTCCAGTttgcttcctttcttctttgtaCTGTCGGGTGCTGCTGACAGCATTACAAACTCCGAATCCCTCAGTGAGGGCATAACCTTGGTCTCTAAACATGAAAGCTACGCTCTGGGGTTCTTTAGTCCTGGTAATTCCAGTAACCATTACTTGGGAATATGGTATAACAATATCCCAGTTAGAACGGTTATTTGGGTAGCAAATCGGCTTAATGCTATAAACGACTCGTCTGGCATGTTGATGGTAAATAGTTCAGGTAGTCTTGTTCTTCTCAGCCAGAATAGAACAGTTGCTTGGTCGGCAAACTCAACAAAACAGGCCAGGAATCCAATAGTCCAGCTTTTAGATTCCGGAAATCTTGTATTAAGAGAAGAGAACGaagaaaacccagaaaattattTGTGGCAAAGCTTTGACTATCCTTCTGATACTTGGCTACCGGGGATGAAGCTTGGATGGGACTTAAGGACTGGTCTGGAGCGGCGCCTAACTTCTTGGAAAAGTCCAGATGATCCATCTCCAGGAGAACTGAGTTGGGGGATTGAACTTCATAATTACCCTGAGATAGTCATGAACAGAAGCACCAAGAAGTTCTTCCGGACCGGACCATGGAATGGCCTTAGTCTCAGTGGTGCACCAGACTTATTAAAGGAAAATCCAGTTTACACCTACGATTTTGTCATCAACAGCGATGAGGTGTACTTCATATTCAATATGATTACAAATTCTGTAATCTCAAGAGCACTTTTGAACGAAACTTCGTCCTTATATGAGCGCTACATATGGGTCTCAGAAGGTAACAAATGGAGCCTGTACTTATCTATGCCAAAAGACAATTGTGATGGTTATAATTTATGTGGTCCTTATGGAAATTGTATCATTGGTGAGTCACCTATCTGTCAATGTGTAGAAGGATTCAAGCATAAGTCACCAGATACATGGAACCCAGATGAGTGGTCTAAGGGATGTGTACGTATTACCCAATTGAGCTGCAAGGATAAAGACAAAATTGGGTTTGCTAAACATGTTGGGCTCAAAATGCCAGATACCACGTATTCCTGGGTGAACGGAAGTATGAATCTTGACGAATGCAGAATCAAATGTTTGAACAACTGTTCCTGTAGGGCTTATGCAAACTCAAATATTGAAAATGGAGGAAGTGGCTGCGCTATGTGGTTTGGGGATCTAATTGATATTAGACGGGTTGCAGCTAATGGGCGGGATGCTTATATGCAGGATGTATATATTCGAATGCCTGCTTCAGAGCAAG AGGAGAAAGACAAGCAAAAGATGAAGGTTATAGTGATAGTTGTGGTTGCAATTGCGGTCGTTTTTGGGGTGCTCTTGATTCTCTACTGCATAAGCAAAAGGACAAACTTCAGAG AGAAATTGGAGAATAATGTGATGATAGACCAAGACATTGAAGGCCAAAGTGAAGACATGGAGGTCCCATTCTTCACCCTAGCTACCATAGTCATTGCCACTAACAACTTTTCAAGCTATAACAAGCTTGGTGAAGGTGGCTTTGGACTTGTATATAAGG GTACATTAATAGATGGAAAAGAAATTGCTGTGAAAAGGCTTTCACAGAAATCTGGACAAGGAttaagtgaatttcaaaatgaaGTTATACTAATCGCCAAATTGCAGCATCGAAATCTTGTTAGGCTTTTGGGATATTGCATTGAAGGGGACGAGAAAATGCTAATCTATGAATACATGCCCAACGGAAGCTTGGACTCCTTCATTTTTG ATCAAACGAAAGCAAAAGTTTTAGGTTGGTCTATGCGCTTCAACATTATATGTGGGATTGCGCGAGGGCTTCTATATCTTCATGAAGATTCTAGATTGAGGATTATACATAGAGATCTCAAAGCAAGCAATATTTTACTTGATAGTAAGATGAATCCAAAAATTTCTGACTTTGGTATGTCTAGAATCTTTGGTGGAGATCAGATTGAAGGAAACACAAATAGAGTTGTCGGAACTTA TGGTTATATGGCACCCGAATATGCCATTGATGGCCAATTTTCAGTAAAATCTGATGTCTTTAGCTTTGGAATATTGTTGTTGGAGATAATTAGTGGAAAGAAAAATCGAGGCTCATTCCATCTAGACAATACGCAAAACCTTGTTGGACAT GCATGGAAATTATGGAAAGAAGGCAGACCTTTAGAATTGATTGATACTTGCTTGAAGGGCTCTATAATCCAATCGGAGATTCTACGTTGCCTCCATATTAGTTTCTTATGTTTGCAACAACATCACAACGATCGACCAAATATGTCATGTGTGGTTATGATGTTACACGGTGAGAGTTCATTACCTGAACCCAAAGAGTTGGGTTTCtttgtaggaaaaaaatcaACTTCATCAAGCAAGAACCAATCATCCTCAACCAATGAAATTACTGTTACCATGTTAGAAGCTCGATAG